In a genomic window of Vigna angularis cultivar LongXiaoDou No.4 chromosome 6, ASM1680809v1, whole genome shotgun sequence:
- the LOC108341708 gene encoding probably inactive leucine-rich repeat receptor-like protein kinase At5g48380: MKPTSRNYYPLVFFGSLFCLFMARFGAESDIYCLQTIKNMDTSDLLSSWDFESNTERGICRFSGVECSSNYVEDRVIGIWLSNMGLKGQFPRCIEDFIWLQTLILSHNDLSGYIPNDISAKLPYLTTLDLSNNYFSGEIPKGIANLSGLITLLLDGNRLTGQIPQDLGLLPRLRDFSVANNLLEGSVPVFVNNLNVSLSYANNSGLCGGILGNCDESLFGRSFWYSFIVAFACSATSVLVSFMYYYAPWTEFKKRRSNAIHPLVKKQNTEQEAELLPLAFHEQGSKELSILLERFISRMSFKELCKATDYFCIDNVLGIGKTGIMYKAKVSNSCILAVKRLYDADKYKWKFLLEIMIPRRHRHRNIVLPHGFCIEKHERVLVYEYISNGRLSDWLQSDEGHQPTKLEWPERIHIALGIARGLSWLHKRCNIVHLNLDSECVLLDKYFEPKISNFGKAKFLNQTVEDHVRMKFFLVDRLGVKGYAEKDVYDFGIGKRFFNNRFLTTI, encoded by the exons ATGAAGCCTACCTCAAGAAATTATTATCCTCTTGTTTTCTTTGGGTCATTATTCTGTCTCTTTATGGCCAGATTTGGTGCTGAAAGTGACATCTATTGCTTGCAAACTATCAAGAACATGGACACTTCTGATCTCTTATCTAGCTGGGATTTCGAGAGCAACACCGAGCGTGGCATATGCAGATTCAGCGGTGTTGAATGCAGCAGCAACTATGTGGAAGATAGAGTAATCGGTATATGGCTATCTAACATGGGGCTGAAGGGTCAGTTTCCTCGTTGCATCGAAGATTTCATATGGTTGCAGACTCTGATCCTCTCACACAACGACCTTTCTGGATATATCCCAAACGATATATCAGCCAAGCTGCCATATCTGACCACACTTGATCTCTCAAATAACTATTTCTCTGGTGAAATTCCAAAGGGTATTGCCAATTTGTCAGGCTTAATTACCCTTCTACTTGATGGCAACCGGTTAACAGGCCAAATCCCACAAGATCTTGGGTTGCTTCCCAGGCTGAGAGATTTCAGTGTTGCAAATAACTTGTTGGAAGGGTCAGTGCCTGTTTTTGTGAACAATCTTAATGTGAGTTTGAGCTATGCAAATAATAGTGGACTCTGTGGGGGAATACTAGGAAACTGTGATGAGAGCTTGTTTGGTAGATCGTTCTGGTATAGTTTTATTGTTGCTTTTGCTTGCTCAGCTACTTCTGTTCTAGTTTCTTTCATGTACTATTATGCACCTTGGACAGAATTCAAAAAGAGGAGGAGTAACGCTATTCATCCCCTAGTCAAGAAGCAGAACACTGAACAAGAAGCTGAATTGCTACCACTGGCCTTTCATGAGCAAGGAAGCAAAGag CTATCAATATTGTTGGAGAGATTTATTTCTAGAATGAGCTTCAAGGAATTATGCAAGGCAACCGATTACTTTTGCATTGATAACGTGTTGGGGATAGGAAAGACAGGGATTATGTACAAGGCAAAGGTATCAAATAGTTGTATTCTGGCAGTTAAGAGACTGTATGATGCTGATAAGTACAAGTGGAAATTCTTACTTGAAATAATGATTCCGAGAAGACACAGGCACAGAAACATAGTTCTACCGCATGGATTCTGCATAGAGAAACATGAAAGGGTTTTGGTGTATGAGTACATCTCTAATGGAAGACTCAGTGATTGGTTACAATCTGACGAGGGACATCAACCAACAAAATTAGAATGGCCCGAGAGGATTCACATTGCACTTGGGATTGCAAGAGGTTTATCTTGGCTCCACAAAAGATGCAACATAGTCCACCTCAATTTAGATTCGGAGTGTGTCTTGCTGGACAAGTACTTTGAGCCAAAAATTTCGAATTTTGGCAAGGCGAAATTCCTAAACCAGACTGTTGAAGATCATGTGAGGATGAAATTCTTTTTGGTTGATAGACTTGGAGTGAAGGGTTATGCTGAGAAGGATGTCTATGATTTTGGAATAGGAAAACGTTTCTTCAACAACAGATTTTTGACAACAATTTGA
- the LOC108342391 gene encoding pathogenesis-related protein 1, with translation MELWKISFGMLCVLGFVSVADVAYAQNSQADYLNEHNAARSRVGVANIVWDSTVAAFAQNYANQRRGDCKLIHSGGGGKYGENLAGSSGDLSGKDAVKLWVNEKSKYDYNSNSCVGGECRHYTQVVWRNSVRVGCAKVRCNNGGTFIGCNYDPPGNYVGRRPY, from the coding sequence ATGGAGTTGTGGAAGATTTCATTTGGGATGTTGTGTGTGTTAGGGTTTGTGAGTGTGGCTGATGTAGCCTACGCTCAAAACTCACAAGCTGACTACTTGAACGAACACAACGCTGCAAGGTCACGGGTTGGTGTTGCAAACATTGTTTGGGACAGCACAGTTGCTGCTTTCGCACAAAACTACGCCAATCAACGCAGAGGTGACTGTAAACTGATCCACTCTGGTGGTGGTGGGAAATATGGGGAGAATCTTGCAGGAAGCAGCGGTGACCTAAGTGGGAAGGATGCTGTGAAATTGTGGGTGAATGAGAAATCAAAGTATGATTACAATTCCAACTCTTGTGTTGGTGGAGAGTGCAGACACTACACTCAGGTTGTTTGGAGGAACTCCGTACGCGTTGGATGTGCTAAAGTAAGATGCAACAATGGAGGCACTTTCATCGGTTGCAACTATGATCCCCCTGGCAACTATGTTGGTAGAAGACCCTATTAA